The DNA segment AGTTACGGATTTGAAAGCGGCCACACCGGTTGAGCGGGTGGAGATGTACAACCCTGCAAGCCCGCCACACTATCTGAGAGTCGCCTTGGACTCCGACGTGCTCGGGACCGGAGAAGCATACTGGGTCAAAGCCAGCTGGGATGCAATCTGGATCGTTGAAGCGGCATAGCTTAGTATTCCGTGAGACAGCAGTGACAATGGAATTATCAACGACCTGCAATCTCAACTCACACCTCACATGTTGGGCAGTGCTACACGTCGCCAATCCAGAGGAACGTGACGAAGGGCGAAGTGGAGCCATCAACCGCCTACTTCTTCCGTCCCCTTCGATATTCTGGCGGTAAGCCTCTTACCACCCGGATCAGTCCGAGAATGACTATGGTCGACAAGAGGAGCACGATGAGCAGCATCTGAATGTCCGAAGAGACCACTCCCGACATCGGAGGGTCTTGAGCAGGAGAGAGTTCGACGACGACGATCTCAGCCATTCCCATGCCCGACTCATATTCCTCCAGCTCGACGTTCGCAATGATGTTGAACCTGAGATAGTCGATTCCTTCTCCGATCACTGAAGGCGACTCGACAATCACTCCCTTGATGAAGCCGCCCACCGTCGTTCCCGTGCTCGGCTCAAGTACCAGTCCCTCTGGAAAGCAGGTGAGGTTGACCGTCACACCATCTAGATGCACCCCCTTCTGGTCGGTAACCTCCACTCTCAGTGGCAGTGAATAGCCTATCGGGACCACGTCCCCCGCTTCCATCTGTATCTCGACTGAGAGGAACTGCTTCTCCCTCGGGAAGATCGTGATGTACGTTGTCGCGGTCTCGGAGATCCTGTATCCGGATTTCGCGTCCGCGGTGATCGCCACCGTCAGCTTCTCCAGGTCGCCCACGTCAGGTGCTTCATATACAGCAACGATGGCTCCGTTGATATCCGTCACGCCTGATACGCACAGACCTCTCTTTTCGCCCAGCGTGATGTTGCCAGACCGCCATGGGACAAACGCGCTAATGCAAATGTCCACCCTGACATCCGAGAGAACGCCGTAAAAGTCCTGCACGAGGACCCGGAACATCTTCGCGGACATGGCCTCCATTGCAGACGGAGCAGTGATGGTGACGCTCATGTCCTCCACGAACGGAGGATGGATCCCAATCAGCGTCCAGAACGACTCTCGTATGTGGGAACCTGTCAAGCCTGCCGTCCAGTTGATGAACCTGTCGCTCCTGTACGCCTCGATGTTCGTCCTGTAGAAGAGCACATCGATCGGGAGCGCGTCCGCGAGCAAACCCGAGGCCTCTTTGATAAGCCTCATCTGCTCGGATACGTTGAACTCGCTCCTCGCCTGAAGGACCAGCTGGTCGAAGGCCTCATTCTGAAAGCCCGCGTCGTTCCTGCCGTCGCGCGCCTTCCCGGAATAGAACAGTTCGTAGTAGTAATCCAGGGGCTCAGAGTTTATCTCCTCAGGGAGCAGCCACATCTGTATGGTTCTGTCTGCAACTCTCTGAGCTACCTCTCCGTGGGCAAGCAGTTTCACGCTCACGTTGAGGCCAATCTTCCTCATGTCCGACGCAATCATCTTGGCCGAGGTGTGGCAACGCGGCTCGAAATCCTCTAGATATGTTATGATCTCGATCTCGTCATCTCCAATGCCAGGTAGATTCCTCCAGCCATCCGACCAGCCCAGGCCGAATCCGCCAATCGTGTAGTGGTCGTCCAGGATCTGCCCCGCCAGGTCGAGATCATAGTCGTATTTCGTGACGGATGCGTTGTACCAATTCGTGAAGGCAGGGCTCACGGGCTGGTCTCCCGCGACTGCGAAGTTCAGGAGGTGGGTCGTCACGAGTCTCCTCTTGTCGATGGCATGAGCGATCGCCTTCCTGAGATGGTATCCATCATCCCCTTGCGACGGGTCATTGTCAGGATAGCCGAACGGCGACTCCCGCATGTTGTACCCGAGATAGAAGGGGCCCTTGCTGGGCGTTGCAGTCAGATCGATGTTGGGGTCGGGCCAGAGACTCATGAAGAACTCGGGAGGTATCGAGACCATGGAGGTTACGTCAACCTCCCCCGCCTGGAGCGCCCACACTATGGATTGAACCGTTTTGTAGATCTTGAAGAGGATGCTCTCTATGTGCGGCTTGCGCAGGTAGGTGTCGCCGTCCCTGTCCGCTACGTTGGTGTGGAAGTCCTCATACCTGTCCAGCCTCACGGTGGAGCCCTCAACCCACTCGACGAACTCAAAAGGGCCGGTCCCGATGATGTGTCTGTCCCCAGGAACCCACGACCGCGCCCCGGTCACGTTGAAGGCATCGATGCTGCTGGCGGGCACGCCGTTCTCAGTCGCTGGGTCGTAGGCCCGCCCGAAATTCTCATGGATGTCGACCTCCCACTCGGAACAGACGCCGCTCTGGGCCACCAGGCAGTGTTTCCCCGTGCCCTCCCAGAGGTATCGTGGATACAGTCTGAGATGGCTCAGCGTGTAGTCCACAAAGCCGAAGTAGTCTGACTGGAGTTCGAAATGGAGTGCGAAGGTCAGGTCATCGTTCTGACCGACGGGTACGCTCTCGTTCCAAATGTCGCTGACGGGATACACCCAAAGCCATCTATCGGAGGTGTAGTTCGTTGCATCTTGGTTACTCTCGTCCTTCAATACATCCAGCGAGTTCCCGAACACATCCCCCGCCCGAAGAAGGGATTCGACATGGTAGCTGAAGAGCAGGTCCTCCTTCGTGGCCTGCACGCCGTCGTGGAAGTGCACACCGTTCAGGTCGTAGTATGCGGTCACCGCGCGAGGGTCGAGACCGTCTTCTTTGGTGAATACGCCATACTCGTCGGGGTCAAGCACTCCGCTGTCGTCAGCATCGACCCCCTTCAGAACGTAGGGGCAGATCTCACTGAAGTCGGGGGACAGCACGCCGACGGTCATGTAGACAGGGAAGAGCGCCCCTCGTGTCCAGACGTCATCTGCAGCCAGGATGTTGCTCATGGCCATGTCGGCCTTGACCGCCACTTTGAGAGTGATGTCCTGTCTGGTCTCGGACTGCCCGTCCGAAACTCCAATGTTCAGGCTCAAGAGGAGCATGATCGCGGTAATCAGAAATGCTGACAGCCTTCTCGCCACTTTCACAGGTTTCCCTCACACGGCCCTCAGTACTTCGTAGGATGTGGTCAGAAATAAGGTTATTGGTGCGGGGCTTTGTGAGAGACTTCAGCGGATGTGTCAGCGAAGCAATCCTTCTGTGAGTGATTCCAGACAAGAGCGTCTGCATCCGCTCGACGATGACTTATATTCTCTCGACAATTAGAGAACGATGTCCTACATCGGCCATGAGAAGCACAAGCACAGGCCCGAGGAGCTCCTCACTCGAGAGGAGCGGGAGAAGGTCATGGCCAGGATCCGCTCGCTGTTCTTCTGGGTGGGGGAGACGATCCCCGATGAGGTCGAGATCTCCGGGAGAAGGGTTCCCCTGCGGGATCTGGTCCACGATTTCGTTCACAAGCAGGAACTGAGCGATGAAGAGCGGGAGGACATCGGGGCTCTGACAAGGGACCTCCAGAAGCGGGAGAAGTTCTTCGCGCACCTGCTCGACCTGCCCGACATAACGAAGGAGGAGGCTGAAGAGATATCTCACAGACTCCTGGGGATTCTCAGGGCGATAGACGAGCTCCGCTCCTTGGAGGAAGGTCCTGAGCGGGACATCGAGAAGAGTTCATTGATGAAGAAGATCGAGGACGAGAAGAGGTGGCTGAAGTACACGAAAGGGCTCAGAACGCAGATCTAGGCGGCTGCCCTTCCGACGGATAACACCTCGCCTTGACGCCCTTCCTCTCTATGTCGATCTTGCCGTCCTCGACCAACTTCTTGACGTGATAGTTAGCCAGTTGCCTGCTTGTCCCCATCAGCCTCGCGAGGTCGCTTATCGACATCCCGGGGGACTCGTTCACCCGCTCGAGTATGTCCTCCTGGATCGCGTGAAGGCCGTTGTCCGGTATCTTCATCCCGACGGGATAGAAGATCTTCCTGCTCCCCTTCGGCTTGGACACTATCAGGCCCTCCCGCTCGAGGACGTCCAGGTGATAGGTCAGCGTCCCGTTGTTCAGCTGCAGGTTCCGCTTTATCGCGGTATAGTGCTCTCCAGGATGCACCTTGATGTAACCATAGATCTGACCGCGCAGGAAGTGGTCCAGGATGTCCTTGCGCTTGAGCTTGACGTACAGCGGTATGAGAAGGAACTTGAAGAGGCCGAACTTGCCCACCTCGGTGTTGAGGAACCCGCCCACGAAGGCGGCCGCGAGGAGTCCGAGCCCCAGCGGGATGATGATCGGGAACTCCTGAGCGGGAGCCTTGACGGCCACGTGGATTTCGTCGCTGTCCACGTTCCCGTCGTCGTCCTCCACGTGCAGGGTGACAGTGTAGTTGCCCGCCGCCTCGAACGCGTAGGTCACCATCTGACCGGGAAGCTCAACGCTTGCATCGCCCAGCTCGATGACCCACAGGAAACTGGCGGTGTCCCAGAACCTCGGGTCATTGTCCGAGCAATTGCCAGCATCGAAGAGGATCGAATCGCCCACATTAGCCTCTCTGAAGCCTCCCGCATCTGCGACGGGTGGGGTCGTGTCCTGCACGAATACGTTGATATGATCAACGTCCTCGTTGCCCGCTGGATCTGTCACCATGAGCGTGATTGTGTATCTACCGGGCGTCCAGAAGACGTAGTCGACCGTGATCCCCTCCAATCTCACAGAAGTGCCCTGGTTGTCGAACTGCCATACGAAGCCTCCTTGCTCGTGGAGACTGGGCTCGTTATCAGTCGAGCCGCTCGCGTCAAGATGAAGGACCACGTCCTCGTCGACATCCCTGTTCCCGCCCGCATCGGCCCCGGGCGGGGTGAGGTCAACAGCAAAGCCCAGCTCCACCCACGTGTTGGCCTCTATCCACCTGAGCGCCTCGGCCTCATGACCCTCCTTGCTGGCGATTACCACGTACGGGTTGTGGGTCATGGTTTCGAGCCGAGTGAGCACTGCTTCCGTGATTATCGCCCTCTCCACGAGCCCGAACTCGTCCGTCACGAAGGTCGTGTTCTCTCCGAGCTCGCTTGAGAATGTCACCTCGGCGCCGGGAACGGGACTGCCGAACTCATCGAATACCTCAGCGGTGACGAACCACTGCACCGTCAGGGTGGAGAGG comes from the Candidatus Thermoplasmatota archaeon genome and includes:
- a CDS encoding winged helix-turn-helix transcriptional regulator — its product is MLLSCLYIIPPQASAGPTYVHGEITDTHWTFDESPIVIIENAYLDLGKTLVIDPGVEVRIESDMSLVIEGHLHADGSEGEAIVFTSNETVKHPGDWDSILLTEHENVIRNARIEYGHRGLQLVNQASVVLENVHFHDNHYAGIHSAYSSLEMIDSSVMESGEWGIYLWHSEAVIDSSTVASNGISIHTVGSQMTVTNSTVESTFLDVVLEEDSHARFINSPVEWGKVAIEDDLSTLTVQWFVTAEVFDEFGSPVPGAEVTFSSELGENTTFVTDEFGLVERAIITEAVLTRLETMTHNPYVVIASKEGHEAEALRWIEANTWVELGFAVDLTPPGADAGGNRDVDEDVVLHLDASGSTDNEPSLHEQGGFVWQFDNQGTSVRLEGITVDYVFWTPGRYTITLMVTDPAGNEDVDHINVFVQDTTPPVADAGGFREANVGDSILFDAGNCSDNDPRFWDTASFLWVIELGDASVELPGQMVTYAFEAAGNYTVTLHVEDDDGNVDSDEIHVAVKAPAQEFPIIIPLGLGLLAAAFVGGFLNTEVGKFGLFKFLLIPLYVKLKRKDILDHFLRGQIYGYIKVHPGEHYTAIKRNLQLNNGTLTYHLDVLEREGLIVSKPKGSRKIFYPVGMKIPDNGLHAIQEDILERVNESPGMSISDLARLMGTSRQLANYHVKKLVEDGKIDIERKGVKARCYPSEGQPPRSAF
- a CDS encoding DUF5788 family protein, translated to MSYIGHEKHKHRPEELLTREEREKVMARIRSLFFWVGETIPDEVEISGRRVPLRDLVHDFVHKQELSDEEREDIGALTRDLQKREKFFAHLLDLPDITKEEAEEISHRLLGILRAIDELRSLEEGPERDIEKSSLMKKIEDEKRWLKYTKGLRTQI
- a CDS encoding ABC transporter substrate-binding protein, producing the protein MKVARRLSAFLITAIMLLLSLNIGVSDGQSETRQDITLKVAVKADMAMSNILAADDVWTRGALFPVYMTVGVLSPDFSEICPYVLKGVDADDSGVLDPDEYGVFTKEDGLDPRAVTAYYDLNGVHFHDGVQATKEDLLFSYHVESLLRAGDVFGNSLDVLKDESNQDATNYTSDRWLWVYPVSDIWNESVPVGQNDDLTFALHFELQSDYFGFVDYTLSHLRLYPRYLWEGTGKHCLVAQSGVCSEWEVDIHENFGRAYDPATENGVPASSIDAFNVTGARSWVPGDRHIIGTGPFEFVEWVEGSTVRLDRYEDFHTNVADRDGDTYLRKPHIESILFKIYKTVQSIVWALQAGEVDVTSMVSIPPEFFMSLWPDPNIDLTATPSKGPFYLGYNMRESPFGYPDNDPSQGDDGYHLRKAIAHAIDKRRLVTTHLLNFAVAGDQPVSPAFTNWYNASVTKYDYDLDLAGQILDDHYTIGGFGLGWSDGWRNLPGIGDDEIEIITYLEDFEPRCHTSAKMIASDMRKIGLNVSVKLLAHGEVAQRVADRTIQMWLLPEEINSEPLDYYYELFYSGKARDGRNDAGFQNEAFDQLVLQARSEFNVSEQMRLIKEASGLLADALPIDVLFYRTNIEAYRSDRFINWTAGLTGSHIRESFWTLIGIHPPFVEDMSVTITAPSAMEAMSAKMFRVLVQDFYGVLSDVRVDICISAFVPWRSGNITLGEKRGLCVSGVTDINGAIVAVYEAPDVGDLEKLTVAITADAKSGYRISETATTYITIFPREKQFLSVEIQMEAGDVVPIGYSLPLRVEVTDQKGVHLDGVTVNLTCFPEGLVLEPSTGTTVGGFIKGVIVESPSVIGEGIDYLRFNIIANVELEEYESGMGMAEIVVVELSPAQDPPMSGVVSSDIQMLLIVLLLSTIVILGLIRVVRGLPPEYRRGRKK